The Elaeis guineensis isolate ETL-2024a chromosome 14, EG11, whole genome shotgun sequence genome has a segment encoding these proteins:
- the LOC105033659 gene encoding vicilin Pis v 3.0101-like → MSRQAGSEGRPLGESKRSFNLFNERPFYFNRHGDLREADFNDYPELKDLNIQVSFANISKGSMIAPNYNTEATKIAVVVGGSGHVQIVCPHLSRQQEKGRGQEQEEQRGQKEGRHYQRVESEVSCCTTFVVPAGHPSVAVASRNGNLEVLCFEINAKNNHGTWLAGRNNVLKQMDSVTKELAFDQPAREVHEVLNSPREEVFMAGPEERGRESGRGEGRDGLLKSILEF, encoded by the exons ATGAGCCGCCAAGCTGGCTCCGAGGGTCGGCCCTTGGGTGAATCGAAGCGGTCATTTAATCTGTTCAACGAGCGCCCTTTTTACTTCAACCGCCATGGAGATCTAAGAGAGGCCGATTTCAATGACTATCCGGAGCTCAAGGACCTCAACATCCAAGTCTCCTTCGCCAATATCAGCAAA GGATCCATGATAGCACCCAACTATAACACGGAGGCAACCAAGATTGCCGTCGTGGTAGGAGGCAGCGGCCACGTCCAGATAGTGTGCCCACACTTGTCTAGACAACAGGAGAAAGGACGGGGCCAGGAGCAAGAGGAACAACGAGGTCAGAAAGAAGGCCGGCACTACCAAAGAGTCGAATCCGAGGTATCATGTTGCACGACGTTCGTCGTTCCTGCCGGCCACCCATCTGTCGCCGTTGCTTCTCGCAACGGGAATCTTGAGGTGCTGTGCTTTGAAATCAATGCCAAGAACAACCATGGAACCTGGCTTGCAGGT AGGAACAACGTATTAAAGCAGATGGATAGCGTGACTAAGGAGTTGGCCTTTGACCAGCCAGCGCGGGAGGTGCACGAGGTCTTGAATTCCCCAAGGGAGGAGGTTTTCATGGCGGGTCCTGAGGAACGCGGGCGGGAGAGCGGGAGAGGCGAAGGCCGCGATGGCCTGCTGAAATCTATCCTTGAATTTTAA